From Halomicrobium salinisoli, the proteins below share one genomic window:
- a CDS encoding PQQ-dependent sugar dehydrogenase gives MREQPSRGLVRSAMAGGISIGTTMFVEQREAVRHRLASWRLSSSSRFPMIRLPDGYEIEKVADGLTYPTSVVWDDEGTMYVAEAGGAFLDEEDGSARILRLEDGEATEVVNLDDEIYPSISGMTWHDGAFYVTHREEDLSGAVSRVTPDGERTQILGGVVDAKSDHQLNDIRVGGDGRMYVCSGIAGNSGFMDQVMIPFVQKAPDGHPTAAEDVVLRGVNVELPDFREGESGTVRTGAFVPFGTETEPGQVIEGRDKCGGAILAFDPQNAEETVEPHAWGLRNAVGIAWDQRGELFVAENGYDNAPGRPISENYDATYIVQEGAWYGWPDFTAKMEPVTSPKYKPTKSTLAPQYVDGERQPEELSFLIDHEASGLEQPDESLVAGLHEVNASPSKPDVAPGSWGEYANQLFVPEYGDLSWTTNALRDKPAGCRVGVIDTEGESQQKVRAFVQNAKPGPASEQGRVGEGLERPYDVKFGPDGAMYIVDFGVQRINRGRIAQGHLPVEWDPETGMVWRVAPAAY, from the coding sequence ATGAGAGAGCAACCGTCCCGCGGTCTCGTCCGCTCGGCGATGGCTGGCGGTATCAGTATCGGTACGACGATGTTCGTGGAGCAGCGGGAGGCGGTGCGCCACCGGCTGGCCAGCTGGCGCCTCTCGTCGTCCTCCCGGTTCCCGATGATCCGGCTTCCCGACGGTTACGAAATCGAGAAAGTAGCCGACGGTCTCACGTACCCGACCTCCGTCGTCTGGGACGACGAGGGTACGATGTACGTGGCCGAAGCGGGCGGGGCGTTCCTCGACGAGGAGGACGGCTCGGCGCGGATCCTCCGCCTGGAAGACGGAGAGGCGACGGAAGTCGTCAACCTGGACGACGAGATCTACCCGTCGATCTCGGGGATGACCTGGCACGACGGCGCCTTCTACGTCACCCACCGCGAGGAGGACCTGTCCGGGGCGGTGTCCAGGGTGACGCCGGACGGAGAGCGGACGCAGATTCTCGGCGGCGTCGTCGACGCCAAGTCGGACCATCAGCTCAACGACATCCGAGTGGGTGGCGACGGGCGGATGTACGTCTGCTCCGGCATCGCGGGCAACTCCGGGTTCATGGACCAGGTCATGATCCCGTTCGTGCAGAAGGCCCCGGATGGACACCCGACGGCCGCCGAGGACGTCGTTCTCAGAGGCGTCAACGTCGAACTCCCCGACTTCCGGGAGGGCGAGTCGGGGACCGTCCGGACGGGCGCGTTCGTCCCGTTCGGCACCGAGACGGAACCCGGTCAGGTGATCGAGGGCCGCGACAAGTGCGGTGGCGCCATCCTCGCCTTCGACCCCCAGAACGCGGAGGAGACGGTCGAGCCCCACGCGTGGGGCTTGCGCAACGCCGTCGGCATCGCATGGGACCAGCGCGGCGAGCTGTTCGTCGCCGAGAACGGCTACGACAACGCGCCCGGGCGGCCGATCAGCGAGAACTACGACGCCACGTACATCGTCCAGGAGGGCGCGTGGTACGGCTGGCCCGACTTCACGGCCAAGATGGAGCCGGTCACGAGCCCGAAGTACAAACCCACCAAGTCGACGCTCGCGCCGCAGTACGTCGACGGCGAACGGCAGCCGGAGGAGCTGTCGTTCCTGATCGACCACGAAGCGAGCGGTCTCGAACAGCCGGACGAGTCGCTCGTAGCGGGCCTGCACGAGGTGAACGCGTCGCCGTCGAAACCGGACGTCGCGCCCGGGTCCTGGGGCGAGTACGCCAACCAGCTGTTCGTCCCCGAGTACGGTGACCTCTCGTGGACCACGAACGCGCTACGAGACAAACCAGCGGGGTGCCGAGTCGGCGTGATCGACACGGAGGGCGAAAGCCAGCAGAAGGTGCGCGCGTTCGTCCAGAACGCGAAGCCCGGACCGGCGTCGGAGCAGGGACGCGTCGGGGAGGGTCTCGAGCGACCCTACGACGTGAAGTTCGGTCCAGACGGCGCGATGTACATCGTCGACTTCGGCGTCCAGCGAATCAATCGCGGCCGAATCGCACAGGGCCATTTACCGGTCGAGTGGGACCCGGAGACCGGCATGGTCTGGCGAGTCGCTCCGGCCGCCTACTGA
- a CDS encoding GNAT family N-acetyltransferase, with translation MTGPDAAVAADYDYQTHDRSIDRTVSLRRASLERDLGRLHAWLGSEHVKPYWQLDLPLPAFRDRLAEKLADDHLTPYVGCLDHVPMSYWECYWAAEDDVANHYDADPSDQGVHLLIGPEEYLGRGYAAPLLRAVVAMQFRHPETDRVIAEPDARNERVLSVFEACGFERRREFRFDEAEKDALLLVCERERFASEVLGDGTAAPDQGVSAGD, from the coding sequence ATGACCGGACCGGACGCCGCAGTCGCCGCCGACTACGACTACCAGACCCACGACCGGAGCATCGATCGGACCGTCTCGCTGCGCCGCGCGTCGCTGGAGCGCGACCTCGGCCGCCTCCACGCGTGGCTGGGCAGCGAGCACGTCAAGCCGTACTGGCAGCTCGACCTGCCGCTGCCAGCGTTCCGCGACCGCCTCGCCGAGAAGCTCGCCGACGACCACCTCACGCCCTACGTCGGCTGCCTCGACCACGTTCCGATGAGCTACTGGGAGTGCTACTGGGCGGCCGAGGACGACGTCGCGAACCACTACGACGCCGACCCGAGCGATCAGGGCGTGCACCTGCTGATCGGGCCCGAGGAGTACCTCGGCCGCGGCTACGCGGCCCCGCTGCTGCGAGCCGTCGTCGCCATGCAGTTCCGCCACCCCGAGACGGACCGCGTGATCGCCGAGCCCGACGCCCGCAACGAGCGCGTCCTGTCGGTCTTCGAGGCCTGCGGCTTCGAGCGACGGAGGGAGTTCCGCTTCGACGAGGCCGAGAAGGACGCCCTGCTGCTGGTCTGCGAGCGCGAGCGGTTCGCGTCCGAGGTGCTCGGCGACGGGACGGCCGCGCCGGACCAGGGGGTGAGCGCCGGTGACTGA
- a CDS encoding lysine N(6)-hydroxylase/L-ornithine N(5)-oxygenase family protein has translation MTEDARDADAGDDTDADAVRDVVGVGLGPFNLGLAAMLDGVAEDVDAAFLERDPEFHWHEGMLLEGATLEVPFLADLVTLADPTNPHSYLNYLRETGRIYEFYFYETFQVPRREYDDYLRWVAERLDSCRFSREVTAVRWDDEREHYVVAARHPETGERFEYRGEHLALGVGSRPRIPESLRGLPEDDVFHTAKYRYNRDRVLEANSVTVVGSGQSAAEVFQDLLERRPDHGYRLDWLTRSDGFFPMEYSKLGLQHFTPEYEQYVYDLPQAVKDDLIPDQDLLYKGVDPETSAEIYDLLYRRSIGDRDPDVGLFAMTDVREIESVGDAYALDCHQWQEEASFVHESEVVVLGTGYERPIPDFLDPIEDAVGWDERGRYEVTEDHRLAVDLPGDVFLQNAEVHTHGVGVPDLGLGCYRNAQFVNRLVGREACPEDSDTVFQDFAVDRFVEHAPGASRERGSETTATTTQDD, from the coding sequence GTGACTGAGGACGCCCGGGACGCCGACGCCGGCGACGACACGGACGCTGACGCCGTCCGCGACGTCGTCGGCGTCGGCCTCGGCCCGTTCAACCTCGGCCTCGCGGCCATGCTGGACGGCGTCGCGGAGGACGTCGACGCGGCGTTCCTCGAACGGGACCCCGAGTTCCACTGGCACGAGGGCATGCTGCTGGAGGGAGCGACCCTGGAGGTGCCCTTCCTCGCGGACCTCGTCACGCTCGCGGACCCGACGAACCCCCACAGCTACCTCAACTACTTGCGGGAGACGGGCCGCATCTACGAGTTCTACTTCTACGAGACCTTCCAGGTCCCCCGGCGGGAGTACGACGACTACCTCCGCTGGGTCGCCGAGCGCCTCGATAGCTGCCGGTTCAGCCGCGAGGTCACCGCGGTCCGCTGGGACGACGAGCGCGAGCACTACGTCGTCGCCGCGCGCCACCCCGAGACGGGCGAGCGCTTCGAGTACCGCGGCGAGCACCTCGCGCTCGGCGTCGGCTCGCGGCCGCGGATCCCCGAGAGCCTCCGGGGTCTCCCCGAAGACGACGTCTTCCACACGGCGAAGTATCGTTACAACCGCGACCGAGTCCTCGAGGCCAACTCGGTCACCGTCGTCGGCTCCGGCCAGAGCGCCGCCGAGGTGTTCCAGGACCTGCTGGAGCGCCGGCCAGACCACGGCTACCGGCTGGACTGGCTCACCCGGTCGGACGGGTTCTTCCCGATGGAGTACTCGAAGCTCGGCCTCCAGCACTTCACGCCCGAGTACGAGCAGTACGTCTACGACCTCCCCCAGGCGGTCAAGGACGACCTGATTCCGGACCAGGACCTGCTGTACAAGGGCGTCGACCCGGAGACGAGCGCCGAGATCTACGACCTGCTCTACCGCCGGTCCATCGGCGACCGGGACCCCGACGTGGGCCTGTTCGCGATGACCGACGTCCGGGAGATCGAGTCCGTCGGCGACGCCTACGCCCTCGACTGCCACCAGTGGCAGGAAGAGGCGTCGTTCGTCCACGAGAGCGAGGTCGTCGTCCTCGGCACCGGGTACGAGCGGCCGATCCCCGACTTCCTCGATCCGATCGAGGACGCCGTCGGCTGGGACGAGCGGGGCCGCTACGAGGTGACCGAGGACCACCGCCTCGCCGTGGACCTGCCGGGGGACGTCTTCCTCCAGAACGCCGAGGTGCACACTCACGGCGTCGGCGTCCCCGACCTCGGCCTCGGCTGCTACCGCAACGCGCAGTTCGTCAACCGACTGGTCGGCCGCGAGGCCTGCCCCGAGGACTCGGACACGGTCTTCCAGGACTTCGCCGTCGACCGGTTCGTCGAGCACGCGCCCGGCGCCTCCCGCGAGCGCGGGAGCGAAACGACCGCAACCACGACGCAGGACGACTGA
- a CDS encoding ZIP family metal transporter: MAGTLIQALSYTMLAVVAALVGGLIAVYRAPGPQMESNVQHFAAGVVFAAVAAELLPDVHTRAPAVVVVGFAIGVVTMLGIHRLSTYVEKQNIGGKMAGATGLLITVGIDMLIDGVLIGVTFLAEAATGVLIAVALAIEVLFLGVTGVVALPASTSTPKKLAVPAAFGVLLLTGVTGGTLVFDGVTGAPIALVLAFGSAAFLYLVTEELLVKAQKVPETPTSTTLFFVGFLVIFLLDMLH; encoded by the coding sequence ATGGCCGGTACCCTGATTCAGGCGCTCTCGTACACGATGCTGGCGGTCGTGGCCGCGCTCGTCGGCGGTCTCATCGCCGTCTACCGCGCCCCGGGACCGCAGATGGAGAGCAACGTGCAGCACTTCGCGGCGGGCGTCGTGTTCGCCGCCGTCGCCGCCGAGCTTCTTCCGGACGTCCACACGCGGGCGCCGGCCGTCGTGGTCGTCGGGTTCGCGATCGGCGTGGTTACCATGCTCGGCATCCACCGGCTCAGCACGTACGTCGAGAAGCAGAACATCGGCGGGAAGATGGCCGGCGCCACCGGCCTGCTCATCACGGTGGGCATCGACATGCTGATCGACGGCGTCCTGATCGGCGTGACGTTCCTGGCGGAGGCGGCCACGGGCGTCCTCATCGCGGTGGCGCTCGCCATCGAGGTCCTCTTCCTCGGGGTGACCGGCGTCGTCGCCCTGCCGGCGTCGACGAGCACGCCGAAGAAACTCGCCGTCCCCGCCGCCTTCGGTGTGCTCCTGCTGACCGGCGTGACCGGCGGCACCCTCGTCTTCGACGGCGTGACGGGCGCGCCCATCGCGCTCGTGCTCGCGTTCGGCTCCGCCGCCTTCCTCTACCTCGTGACCGAGGAGCTCCTCGTCAAGGCCCAGAAGGTCCCGGAGACGCCGACGTCGACGACGCTGTTCTTCGTCGGTTTCCTCGTCATCTTCCTGCTCGACATGCTCCATTGA
- a CDS encoding GAF domain-containing protein has product MTTENDDTPAELLRDVIEEFDCSTGTLHRLEGDELRLVEHQGIPDPVVDRIETIPIGKGMAGIAPERREPVQVCNLQTDDSGVAEPGARVTMMEGSIAAPIVGSDGALEGTIGVAKPEPYEFTPTECDRLLRSGALVAQQL; this is encoded by the coding sequence ATGACGACGGAGAACGACGATACACCGGCGGAGCTACTGCGCGACGTCATCGAGGAGTTCGACTGTTCCACGGGTACGCTCCACCGGTTGGAGGGGGACGAACTGAGGCTCGTCGAACACCAGGGCATCCCGGATCCCGTTGTCGACAGGATCGAGACGATCCCGATCGGAAAGGGGATGGCCGGAATCGCCCCGGAGCGGCGCGAGCCGGTACAGGTGTGCAACCTGCAGACGGACGACTCCGGCGTCGCCGAACCCGGTGCGCGCGTGACGATGATGGAGGGATCTATCGCCGCACCGATCGTCGGGTCGGACGGTGCGCTCGAAGGGACCATCGGGGTCGCCAAACCGGAGCCCTACGAGTTCACGCCGACGGAATGCGACCGGTTGTTGCGCTCGGGCGCGCTGGTCGCGCAACAGTTGTGA
- a CDS encoding IucA/IucC family protein — translation MSLTTGECEAEAVDPEQRADDATVHAFLNCYLRETGDYEVVGEPVAGVEPGPDGLLRATLPAQDIDLLAPLDHRSPTERHLFETPVRYRLPDGSVHPVDAATLATLAVRDLSLERAGESVPDELIERVLRSKRNVASFVAARAGDDARLYAEDLSFRDAEQALVFGHHRHPTPKSRQGIAERDRETYAPELRGSFPLHYVRADPDLVASDSALDRSAAAWVREALREDPEVSESFVAEHVESDAVLLPVHPWQAEYLLDQDHVQRHLGDGVEHLGAVGREFYPTTSVRTLYSEAAPFMVKSSLNVTITNSVRTNKRPELERGVAVAELLDTEFGDELDAAFPDFDVVRDPAYLALDVGDERESGLETVLRANPFRGDAAANATPLASLCQDAVEGRSRLGRLVASIADREGRSTEDVSAEWFRRYLRISVRPVLWLYLVQGVGVEAHQQNSVLTLDDEGYPAEFRYRDNQGFYFPESTYPAVEEYLPGVGERADTVCPDEIADERLRYYVILNNALDVINAFGSAGLVGERRLLGLLREELERARERYDRPSSDFLGPLLESPTVPCKANLLTRFRGLDELENDLENQSVYADVKNPLVTELER, via the coding sequence ATGAGCCTGACGACCGGGGAGTGCGAGGCGGAGGCCGTCGACCCCGAGCAGCGGGCCGACGACGCCACCGTCCACGCGTTCCTCAACTGCTACCTCCGGGAGACGGGCGACTACGAGGTTGTCGGCGAGCCCGTCGCGGGCGTCGAGCCCGGGCCCGATGGACTCCTCCGGGCGACCCTGCCCGCGCAGGACATCGACCTGCTAGCCCCCCTCGACCACCGCTCCCCGACTGAGCGCCACCTGTTCGAGACGCCCGTCCGGTACCGGCTCCCCGACGGCTCGGTCCACCCGGTCGACGCGGCGACGCTCGCGACGCTCGCGGTGCGCGACCTCTCGCTGGAGCGGGCCGGGGAGTCCGTCCCCGACGAACTCATCGAGCGCGTGCTCCGCAGCAAGCGCAACGTCGCCTCGTTCGTCGCCGCGCGGGCCGGCGACGACGCGCGCCTCTACGCCGAGGACCTCTCCTTCCGCGACGCCGAGCAGGCCCTCGTCTTCGGCCACCACCGGCACCCGACGCCGAAGAGCCGGCAGGGCATCGCCGAGCGGGACCGCGAGACGTACGCGCCGGAACTGCGCGGCTCGTTCCCGCTGCACTACGTCCGGGCGGACCCGGACCTCGTCGCGTCGGACTCGGCGCTCGACCGGAGCGCAGCGGCGTGGGTGAGAGAGGCCCTGCGCGAGGACCCCGAGGTCTCCGAGTCGTTCGTCGCCGAGCACGTCGAGAGCGATGCCGTCCTCCTTCCGGTCCACCCCTGGCAGGCCGAGTACCTGCTGGATCAGGACCACGTCCAGCGACACCTCGGCGACGGCGTCGAGCACCTCGGTGCGGTCGGCCGCGAGTTCTACCCGACGACCTCCGTCCGGACGCTGTACAGCGAGGCCGCGCCGTTCATGGTGAAGTCCTCGCTGAACGTGACCATCACCAACTCCGTCCGGACGAACAAACGCCCGGAACTGGAGCGGGGCGTCGCCGTGGCGGAGCTGCTGGACACCGAGTTCGGCGACGAGCTCGACGCGGCGTTCCCGGACTTCGACGTCGTCCGCGACCCGGCGTACCTCGCGCTGGACGTCGGCGACGAACGGGAGTCGGGCCTCGAGACGGTCCTGCGGGCCAACCCGTTCCGGGGCGACGCGGCGGCGAACGCGACCCCGCTGGCGTCGCTCTGCCAGGACGCCGTCGAGGGTCGGTCGCGGCTCGGCCGGCTCGTCGCGTCCATCGCCGACCGGGAGGGCCGGTCCACCGAGGACGTCAGCGCCGAGTGGTTCCGGAGGTACCTCCGTATCTCGGTTCGGCCCGTCCTCTGGCTCTACCTCGTTCAGGGCGTCGGCGTCGAGGCCCACCAGCAGAACTCGGTGCTCACGCTGGACGACGAGGGCTACCCCGCGGAGTTCCGCTACCGCGACAACCAGGGCTTCTACTTCCCCGAGTCGACGTACCCGGCGGTCGAGGAGTACCTCCCCGGCGTCGGGGAGCGGGCCGACACCGTCTGCCCGGACGAGATCGCCGACGAGCGGCTCCGCTACTACGTGATCCTCAACAACGCGCTGGACGTCATCAACGCGTTCGGGAGCGCTGGACTCGTCGGCGAGCGCCGCCTGCTCGGGCTCCTCCGGGAGGAACTGGAGCGGGCCCGCGAGCGGTACGACCGGCCCTCGTCGGACTTCCTCGGCCCGCTGCTCGAATCGCCGACCGTCCCCTGCAAGGCGAACCTGCTGACCCGCTTCAGGGGGCTGGACGAGCTGGAGAACGACCTCGAGAACCAGTCCGTCTACGCGGACGTGAAGAACCCCCTCGTCACGGAGCTAGAGCGATGA
- a CDS encoding haloacid dehalogenase type II codes for MALDSDAVEAVAFDSYGTLVDVMSIEDTIGEYVDSPEPVTKLMRNRSLGYAMVGNAIEEYDSFLEMNRHALRYAVETLGLDVSEDEREEIISALETVPVFDDVHPALERLNEAGYDCYVVSNGSEDMLETMVDHGDLGDLVADTVSADEIEQFKPDAPLYRHAADRIGVEPEAICYTAAGWWDVPGAVHVGMQGVWINRQDTLWGPYETEPALTIDSMGELADELE; via the coding sequence ATGGCACTCGACTCCGACGCGGTCGAAGCGGTCGCGTTCGACTCCTACGGGACGCTCGTCGACGTGATGTCTATCGAGGACACGATCGGCGAGTACGTCGACTCGCCGGAGCCCGTGACGAAGCTGATGCGGAACCGCTCGCTGGGGTACGCGATGGTCGGGAACGCCATCGAGGAGTACGACTCCTTCCTCGAGATGAACCGCCACGCCCTCCGGTACGCCGTCGAGACGCTCGGCCTCGACGTGAGCGAGGACGAGCGCGAGGAGATCATCTCGGCCCTCGAGACGGTGCCGGTGTTCGACGACGTCCACCCGGCGCTGGAGCGGCTGAACGAGGCGGGCTACGACTGCTACGTCGTCTCGAACGGCAGCGAGGACATGCTCGAGACGATGGTCGATCACGGGGACCTCGGCGACCTCGTCGCCGACACCGTCAGCGCCGACGAGATAGAGCAGTTCAAGCCCGACGCCCCGCTGTACCGCCACGCGGCCGACCGGATCGGGGTCGAGCCCGAGGCCATCTGCTACACGGCAGCGGGCTGGTGGGACGTCCCGGGTGCGGTCCACGTCGGCATGCAGGGCGTGTGGATCAACCGCCAGGACACGCTCTGGGGCCCCTACGAGACGGAGCCGGCCCTGACGATCGACTCGATGGGCGAACTGGCCGACGAACTCGAGTAG
- a CDS encoding alpha/beta fold hydrolase → MNHETWSEAQAETTVTVDGHDLSLAYRDAGTGEPVLLLHGIPTWSFLWRRIAPPLEGQFRTIVPDLVGYGNSDRRDGFDRSIRAQEQVVADLVDRLGLDEFHVVGHDIGGGVALRYAAHTEGRVDRLVLSNATAYDSWPVEYITSLGLPKTAEMDEEAFRAELDRAFVDGLERADPETEWIEGMTVPWLRSDGRRAFARAAVATNTNHTTEIDYGAIDADLLCLWGAADEEQPVEDGRRLVEDVGGEVLAFDDAGHWVTEDRPAAYREQLEAFLSG, encoded by the coding sequence GTGAACCACGAGACCTGGTCCGAGGCGCAGGCCGAGACGACCGTGACGGTCGACGGCCACGACCTGTCGCTGGCGTACCGCGACGCGGGGACCGGCGAGCCCGTCCTCCTCCTCCACGGCATCCCGACGTGGTCGTTCCTCTGGCGGCGGATCGCGCCCCCGCTCGAGGGGCAGTTCCGGACGATCGTCCCCGACCTCGTCGGATACGGGAACAGCGACCGGCGCGACGGTTTCGACCGGTCGATACGGGCGCAGGAACAGGTGGTGGCCGATCTGGTTGACCGGCTGGGCCTCGACGAGTTCCACGTCGTCGGCCACGACATCGGTGGCGGCGTCGCGCTCCGCTACGCCGCGCACACCGAGGGCCGCGTCGACCGGCTGGTCCTCTCGAACGCGACGGCGTACGATTCCTGGCCGGTCGAGTACATCACGTCGCTGGGGCTGCCGAAGACGGCCGAGATGGACGAAGAGGCGTTCCGCGCGGAACTCGACCGCGCGTTCGTCGACGGCCTCGAACGCGCCGACCCCGAAACGGAGTGGATCGAAGGGATGACCGTGCCGTGGCTGCGGTCGGACGGCCGACGGGCGTTCGCCCGCGCCGCCGTGGCGACGAACACGAACCACACCACCGAGATCGACTACGGGGCGATCGACGCGGACCTGCTGTGCCTGTGGGGCGCCGCCGACGAGGAGCAGCCGGTCGAGGACGGCAGGAGGCTCGTCGAGGACGTTGGCGGCGAGGTCCTCGCGTTCGACGACGCCGGGCACTGGGTGACGGAGGACCGACCGGCGGCGTACCGAGAGCAGCTCGAGGCGTTCCTCTCTGGGTGA
- a CDS encoding IucA/IucC family protein encodes MNPNDQTLQDALDAAVWETVEDRLLTKMVEEFAYEEIVAPRKVATGDDRSTYRFDLGDAAYRFEAAERLLDSLHVDGDTVERREGDDWEPIGDPLRLLRDLGESTDLDGLTEGNLVREYKRTLLADAHVEARRRDRDEFDPLALDYATLEGEMDGHPWITYNKGRLGWGYDDYREYAPELKEPVTLSWAAVRREKATFVGTEDVDHDSLVRSELGDRYGEFRDRLAAQGLDPDAYYFVPVHDWQWENSIVPLFPDDVASDEIVPLGEGPDEYLPQQSVRTFVNVDDEDRHHVKVPMRILNTLVWRGLPGERTELAPTVTEYVRGIYEDDDFLQEQGVVLPGEIAGVNYDHSDFTDVDGSPYQYHELLGAVWRESIYTFLEGDERAITLSALMHVDGEGVPYLSRLVERSGLTLDGWLADFFDAVLPPLLHFLYRYGTVFSPHGQNTILIVEDGVPTRLAVKDFVDDVNVSDRPLPELEALPDEMHEVLRTEPPEGLCQFVFCGLFVCVLRYVADLLVEREDYPEAEFWSHARRTILDYQSRFPELEERFELFDLLQPEFTKLTLNRNRIFDYGYDDAPGRPHASEHGTVTNPLHEVAQRRPDDARQTGAADD; translated from the coding sequence ATGAACCCGAACGATCAAACGCTGCAGGACGCACTGGACGCAGCGGTGTGGGAGACGGTCGAGGACCGCCTCCTGACGAAGATGGTCGAGGAGTTCGCCTACGAGGAGATCGTCGCGCCCAGGAAGGTGGCGACCGGCGACGACCGGTCCACCTACCGCTTCGACCTCGGCGACGCGGCGTATCGCTTCGAGGCGGCAGAGCGATTGCTCGACAGCCTCCACGTGGACGGCGACACCGTCGAGCGCCGCGAGGGCGACGACTGGGAGCCGATCGGCGACCCGCTCCGCCTGCTGCGGGACCTCGGCGAGTCAACCGACCTCGACGGGCTGACCGAGGGCAACCTCGTCCGCGAGTACAAGCGGACGCTCCTGGCCGACGCGCACGTCGAGGCCCGCCGCCGCGACCGCGACGAGTTCGACCCGCTGGCCCTCGACTACGCGACCCTCGAGGGCGAGATGGACGGCCACCCCTGGATCACGTACAACAAGGGCCGGCTCGGCTGGGGCTACGACGACTACCGGGAGTACGCCCCGGAGCTGAAAGAGCCCGTGACGCTCTCGTGGGCCGCGGTGCGCAGGGAGAAGGCCACGTTCGTCGGCACCGAGGACGTCGACCACGACTCGCTGGTGCGGAGCGAACTCGGCGACCGCTACGGCGAGTTCCGCGACCGCCTCGCCGCGCAGGGGCTCGACCCGGACGCCTACTACTTCGTGCCGGTCCACGACTGGCAGTGGGAGAACAGTATCGTCCCGCTGTTTCCCGACGACGTCGCGAGCGACGAAATCGTCCCCCTCGGCGAGGGCCCGGACGAGTACCTCCCCCAGCAGTCCGTCCGGACGTTCGTCAACGTCGACGACGAGGACAGACACCACGTGAAGGTCCCGATGCGCATCCTCAACACGCTCGTCTGGCGCGGCCTCCCCGGCGAGCGGACCGAACTCGCGCCGACGGTCACCGAGTACGTCAGGGGGATCTACGAGGACGACGACTTCCTGCAGGAGCAGGGTGTCGTCCTCCCCGGCGAGATCGCGGGTGTCAACTACGACCACTCTGACTTCACCGACGTCGACGGGTCGCCGTACCAGTACCACGAGCTGCTGGGCGCCGTCTGGCGCGAATCAATCTACACCTTCCTCGAGGGCGACGAACGCGCGATCACCCTCTCCGCGCTCATGCACGTCGACGGCGAGGGAGTCCCGTACCTCTCGCGGCTGGTCGAGCGCTCCGGGCTCACCCTCGACGGGTGGCTAGCCGACTTTTTCGACGCCGTGCTCCCGCCGCTGCTGCACTTCCTCTACCGCTACGGGACGGTGTTCTCCCCGCACGGCCAGAACACCATCCTGATCGTCGAGGACGGGGTCCCGACGCGGCTGGCGGTCAAGGACTTCGTCGACGACGTCAACGTCAGCGACCGGCCGCTCCCCGAGCTAGAGGCGCTCCCCGACGAGATGCACGAGGTCCTGCGGACGGAGCCGCCGGAGGGGCTGTGCCAGTTCGTCTTCTGCGGGCTGTTCGTCTGCGTCCTCCGGTACGTCGCGGACCTCCTCGTCGAACGCGAGGACTACCCCGAAGCGGAGTTCTGGTCGCACGCGCGGCGGACGATCCTCGACTACCAGTCGCGGTTCCCCGAACTGGAGGAGCGGTTCGAGCTGTTCGACCTGCTCCAGCCGGAGTTCACGAAGCTCACCCTGAACCGAAACCGCATCTTCGACTACGGCTACGACGACGCGCCGGGCCGGCCCCACGCGTCGGAACACGGGACCGTCACCAACCCGCTCCACGAGGTGGCGCAGCGGCGCCCCGACGACGCCCGACAGACGGGCGCCGCCGACGACTGA